The sequence below is a genomic window from Lolium perenne isolate Kyuss_39 chromosome 7, Kyuss_2.0, whole genome shotgun sequence.
gtgccagttcctgttttctgctgtttttggtttcagaaatcctagtaacgaaatattctcggaatcggacgaaatcaacgcccaggttcctatttttcccggaaccatccagaacacccgagagccgccagaggggagccctgggggccccacaccacaccctggcgcggccagagggggggccgcgccgccctatggtgtgggccccccagaagccctcctgcgccgcctcttcgcctatataaagcccctggatcgaaaaccctgaggcgttcgacgaaaaccacagaaaccttccagagccgccgccatcgcgacgccaagatctgggggacaggagtctctgttccggcacgctgccggaacggggaagtgcccccggaaggcttctccatcgacaccgctgccatctccaccgccatcttcatcaccgctgctgctcccatgaggagggagtagttctccatcgaggctcggggctgtaccggtagctatgtggttaatctctctccatgtacttcaataccatgatctcatgagctgctttacatgattgagattcatatgagttttgtatcactattcatctatgtgctactctagcaatgttattaaagtagtcctattcctcctgcacgtgtgtaaaggtgacagtgtgtgcaccgtgttagtacttggtttatgctatgatcatgatctcttgtagattgcgaagttaactattgctatgataatattgatgtgatctattcctcctacatatgcatgaaggtgacagtgtgcatgctatgttagttcttggtttagtctattgatctatcttacactataaggttacttaaacatgagcattattgtggagcttgttaactccggcattgagggttcgtgtaatcctacgcaatgtgttcatcatccaacaaaagtgtagagtatgcatttatctattctgttatgtgatcaatgttgagagtgtccactagtgaaagtgtaatccctaggccttgctcctaaatactgctatcgctacttgtttactactgctgcgttactactgcttgtttcttgtttctttgcgttactactgctgcaatactaccaccatcaactacacgccagcaagctattttctggcaccgttgctactgctcatacttattcataccacctgtatttcactatctcttcgccgaactactgcacctattaggtgtgttggggacacaagagacttcttgctttgtggttgcagggttgcatgagagggatatctttgacctcttcctccctgagttcgataaaccttgggtatccacttaagggaaaacttgctgctgttctacaaacctctgctcttggaggcccaacactgtctacaggaaaggagggggaaagtagacatcaggcgtcatcctaaggatattctagagatgactaaacacctttggtggaatgggtatatgcgtgactacgacccgccggtcgacttttcttggcacgaacgtgatagaggtgaggtgatgcggcagcggatcgatggcaatgagaacgatggcatcttaaacttgctagatgatcttcgggatgctgacatgccagagttaccatgggacgaacagtctgaaccggaggaaccgcctgaaccggaggggccgccacaaccggaggaacttccagaggaggaacctgaggcaaccgcgagggccttcattgatatgatggcctcagctaggaggcctctatacccgggtgcaaaaatgtctcaacttgatggcatcacgcagttgctagccgacaagtgcatgtttgagagtactcgagcatcctttgaaaagactctgagcacagtaggtaacatgttgcctgaaggtcattgcttgcccaagaccatgtacgaaacgaagaaaatcttgaaagcattgaaaatggattatgtaacatatgatgtctgtccaaaactttgccttttgttttggaaagactatgcggatgacaagtactgtgccaagtgtggtcactctaggtatcatgaggtagatgtaggcaatggtcagaagaggcagacaaaagtagccataaagattcttcgttatctcccattcatcaaaagaatccagcggctttacatgttcgaggagactgccaagcagatgacatggcataagaccgggataagattgcaagacgagaagaaacgggtacccatggtacatccatctgatggtcaatcatggaagcgcttcgatgaaaagcacccaaatgaggcaagtgaggctcggaatgttagagttgcgatagcaaccgatggattcaacccatatggtatgtcgactgccgcgtacagctgctggcccgtgtttgttattccgctcaatctccctcccggagtcgtaatgcaaaggaagaacatattcttgtcgatgatccttccagggcctgaatatccagggaagaaattgagtgtcttaatgcaaccacttgtggatgatttgcaccactcgtggcatcacggtacattgacatacgaccgagcatcaaagagaaacttcatcatgaaagtttggttccactattcgatgcatgacctacccgggtacgccttattctgtgggcatagtacagctggtaagtttccatgcccagtgtgcaggcacgaactagaattcaggcacctaaaagctggacacaaatatgttgcctttgacaaacaccgcaagttcctcagtccagggcatcggttcagatctgacaagaaaaacttcacgaaaggcgtagttgtgcttgaacataaagaaataccaaagttcaatggtgcaactgttgatgctgagctacgtgctctccagcctagtaaggaacccggccaccaatttgagggatatggtaaaacgcacaactggactcacatagcaggcataatgagctcgagtattacaaggaccttgaacttccccataatatcgatatgatgcacaccgaaaagaattgtggggaggcattccttaacacctgctgcaacataccaggcaagtcaagggataatgtttcagctagagtcgatattgaggagatatgtgacagggtggctctacacatgcagcctcctgagggcaatcgaaaaggttggttaaagccgcatgccaagtactgtcttgatagcgccgacaagaaggaggcatttacgtggctcaaatatgacgtgatgttccctgatggttattgttcgaatatgagtaagggagtcaatcttgctacaggaaaaataaacgggctcaagagtcacgactatcatatatggattgagcggctgatgccggtgatgcttcgagggtatctccccgatcatgtctggcgagtgcttgcggaggtgagccattttttccgcacggtctgtgctaagcagatatgtaccgaggtgattgagaagctgcagcagcaagtgccggacatgctatgcaagttagagatgatattccccccaggcttcttcactccgatgttacatctcatcgtgcatctcgccaacgaggcactcttggggggaccggtgcagtatcgttggcagttttgtattgagagggagttcaaatatattcggtacaaatgtggaaacaaaaataagattgaagcatgcatagctgaggcaactctcctccatgagatggcagacgccacgacaatgtactatgccaatgatgtgcccactaagcataacccggtcgctcggtacaattccgatgagcccaaccgtgacccaaagctcttgctcttcaaatatcccggtggcaaggccggtgcctcaaaagtggagaacatttcgccagaagagaaggattgcataatgctttacgtgcttatgaacatggaggaagtggtcgatttcatgaggtaaaatgatgaaccaattactttgcaatcagtaacttggttttggtctaatacgtattttctcctttcagccaattccatgatgaaatgtggtcaggaagaaatggtcccactcccacgcagtggtacactcttctgaaagagggtgccccgcccttaaataaaagcttcgtgaactggttccatgaaaaagtaatttctcaaatgttcctcttactttgcaatccgtgacttgtcttattacacgtaactaatgcacaaaataatctgaactgaacttgtagggagctgatcccaatgttgagatgacagatgagttgagatgcgtttcccagggttttaaccgtagagtccatacgcatgagaagtatgatgtaaatgggtatcgcttccatacggagtttcaccagaagaaccggcctaatgcaaaaacaataaatactggggtctacacccgcggagccgatgatcttgattactatggaaggttacaaaaggtatacgagttgacattcaacaacgcaaacatagaactcaagctctttgtgttcaaatgccactggtttgacccacacggtggaatgagaagcaccccttccattggtttagttgaagttaggcctacaaccacctacagcggatccgacgtctatgttgttgctcaccaaaccaagcaagtttattatttgtcctacccatgtcagaatgaggaactcatgggctgggaagtcgtgttccaggtatcgccacatggtaagctacccatcccctccgaggacgattacaacaacattgacccggtaacatatgagggaattttctatcaagaggaagagcagttcggggctcttcaaatagacataggtcttcaggatctccacaacgatgtacaaatgcgtggtgagaccgtggtggacctgaaggacatagctatgctcaccaagcgccatgcgaacaaagacaacattgtcgagactcaaccggaacccaatgccgaccatgaatactcatatgatactgattttgatagtgaggctgagaacccaatgcctagagatgagagtggtgatgaatggtgagggtcttttatgcttagtacctacattatcattatgcttaatacatacatttgtcattatgcttagtacctacattatcattatgcttaatacatacatttgtcattatgcttaatacctacatttttcattatgcttagtacctatatttgtcattatgcttattaattttcaacatgcttattaattattttctcttttcttatgcaggtaattgcccaatatgagcggacggaaggcatcatcgagctccttgcttgatcagatgcATCAGCGGAAGCCAGGGCCGGGTGCTTCCAGACGGAGTGGAAGACCCATTGTTCCTACCCGGCGTTTCGAAGACGCAGACGGAggacggggaggacgagggggaggacgagctggaggacgagggggaggacgagctggaggacgagggggaggacgagctggaggacgagggggaatGCACGGCTCCTTCTAGCTGACATTCCCTCTCGCCGCTCGGTGGCTTCACGATctatggacgaggaggaggacactagggaggaggaggaggacactagggaggaggaggaggagtctagggacgaggaggcttcgacggagatggctccgaagaagttgcggattcgtggggaagcgcaggttcccgatgagagtaaggaacctgctacggaggatgagaagtggctccttgtcccaggaaagatagagtaagtagtaaggtgatttcattttcgttatgacacttagcattttctaatgtttgataattgtgcaggaatttcacatacacggggaagaatgtccgcgtgccagggagtctgattggagctgctattaggaagtactggccggggatgtacactccggtccttgggggcgagtccaagctagcctacacttgGGAAGACTTTGAGATAGCGCCTTACCCTGGCTTTACTTCGCCGCTGACGCcgtgatcaagaagttttgggtacgtaatgcatactctttgggtttcgttcatatgtagttgataaccccaccgtgataactcatgcctctcacactttctgttatgcttgattgcagcgcaattatagggtggcgactgagcataaggagagggcggacatggtgctccgtaacatgtgtcggaagttgacacggcagcagtggtacaaccagaggATCACGTGCATCGGCCACTTCTATGCTGAGCAGGGCGTAAGGTACACAAAGCCTGAGATTGTGCAGGGACTCGCCCCGGCTATGACGATAGATGACTTCATGTCGAtaagtaattgtcaatgcgattctatgtaccgcggctaacttgcaactatattgtttgttcttcaaatgagttttgattttgcaggttgtacgacattgggctgataataataagagggccgccttcatggagttggtcaagaattgggtcggcgaaaaccccgatttcaaggccgtgagcgaccggaacaaggccaaccgtgggaatcagggaacacacactgcggggagcagcagcaccgatcgctatcgggagcgtctggtacatataaaaatggaacaagctgcatttttttgattttcgatgatatgcataacatttgttttgtgatgcaggggaagaagctcgggagggaacttggtgagatggaagcgtggacgcacatgaagctggtgacgccccgtccgaacgagcctcggcccgcgcctgagatgtactacggcaaggccaaagagaacaaggaaagatactgcgaggagtacgccaagctccatccagaggtggaggaccctatgaccgagccggtcgacgaggtggcgatgatgctggcggggtccggccagccgcatggacgtcctgcctgccttgctgggggtttcaagcctcagaggaacttcacgcagatcaaggctaccctcccctccggcagctacgctacctcctcgcggactacatgccgttctcgggtagaggttgatgtaagtcatccacactttcatcctctgttttgactcttgttcctgaatggctatgttgatgagacgcattatttctgaaattgtagactcagctcgaggaggcctatgcagtagcttacgcggagtatctcgagaagattaaggagcatgaccttgtgaaagatgcctatgtccagtggacgagcaaccagatggcggtaagtttcaatctctatggttgcaaaacatcataagtccccatgtttgaatctgagctatctctcccgtttcttgcagagtttcactcggttcatgatgactggagtgcgagaggaaccactcccagagccacctcatccggggccgacgccagtgttcccgtccaaggaggagttctatatcatgtacaagcgtcagcgtcagttgacccggtaagttgctaacttggctaagttgctaacttggtgtgacatggctaagttgctaactccctccaacatgtagggattgggagaatccgggaacgacactccttgtggtacgccgatgcaccccggtcgccattctcctggtgcttctgccgaacctcggcatttttctggttccggtggctctcgtcgtggttctacctccccgagcaccgtcgagatacagcggcctcacttcacccactcggagctagatcgtctgtagctagatcgtcactcgggtggtgcaccaccatagtttctacattgtactagctacatgacacatGCTATATGTGTAGAATGATCTATGTAGGATGACTATATGTACCGTATTGCTTGTGTGCTATATTTGTACTAAATTTGGGATTTGGTGCCATATTTGTGCTATATCTGTGATGTGAGCTATATGTGTGCAATTCGTATATGATACTGCTATTTTATATGCAATTGCTGTGCAAATGGAGCAAAAtcaggaaaattaaaaaaaactgggccgcagctgtgccgacggtgtcaccgtcggcacaggcccatagctgtgccaaatggcagggtctgtgccgacggtgacaccgtcggcacagctgctGCCCAGCGCGCGTTTTTCCCAGGTCAAATCAAAACGTTTTCCCGCCGGTTCTGGGAAAAAAAAAGATgaaactgtgccgacggtgaaacCGTCGGCACAGGTGGGCACGTTGACGGCAGCCGGCGTGACGGCGAGATGGGTGTGCCGACGATGGGcaggccgacggccaccgtccagccgtcggcgtacgcctgtgccgacggtgtcatgCTACGCCGACGGTGCCCGCGCGAACCCCGACGCCATCTGTGCCGACGCCTGtacaccgacggtcaccgtcggcagagACGGTGCCGACTGTGGActtacctgtgccgacggtgcggggccgtcggCCCACGGCGTCTCCCCCGTAGTGGTGGTTTGTCGGAGGTAGCAATGATCCTTTAATTTGGAAGTGTGTCGTCGATTTCGACCTGTtcagccaaaccctagctgccaccGCTGTGCCGGATGCCTCCGAGCCCTCCCCCTCGAGCTCCACTAGCTTCCGTGGCGTTTTGGGCACGGCCATCCAACAACTTCACGGCTGAGATCATGGCCACCGCGATGTGCATGTGTGGCCCAACACATTCCATCGTTGCGACATGAAGATTCGACCGCAACCGCCTAGACATGAACTTCCCCGACGAGTCTCGGGCTGAAGCCGAGATGATATCTCTCCAATCGCGCCTTGTGACACACGAGACTAGAGGCGACACCACCGGGCGCATCAACGATTTTTCATCGTTGAGACAGATGAGATGGCCATGGAGAAATGGAGGGTGAATCACCCGGAAGATGTGCCGGTGGAGTTGGACTTCTGGCATGCGAGGAGGACAGAGACGGGCAGGGGGAGAGAGAGAAGGAGGAAAGGTGTGGTAGAGGCGCAGCTCGTCGGTCCGTTGACGATTGAAAACAACGACGACAAGTGGTTAGACCTCTTCCTCACTAGCGATGAGGATAGCGTCCGGGATACTAGTTAGTGATGTGTTACTAGTTTATCTTTTTTTTAACAAGTGTTAATATTTTATCAAGTTCTTCGAATATTTTGTTTGGGTCAATGAACTAGAATTAAATTATTTGTTTAGATGAAGTGTCGAGTATCTAGTATCGAACTAAAATGTATTTATCAATCTAGCATATATATCGACCATGTAGCCATGGAAGCGAAATTCGAGGCTTTGCCGTATTTTGTTTTCCTAAAGTTTATAGTATCAGCGTATTTTACATTAGTGCCACTAGCACGTCACTAAGGCCTTTTTTTTTTCTACACGGCCGATAGGCTTTTTGTTACTAGTGTTATATTTTACCCAACATGAACACTTTGTTTATTATCTTGTCCATAACATGAGCAGGAGACCAAAGAGTACATGAGTTGGTGAAGCGAATCCCCGTCGCCCGTTATTTCAGTTCGGGAGACTCACTCCTCAGTGGTCACCCGGATTGAATATTCCACTTCGAGCAGAGCAGCGGTTGACTACGAGAGTCGACACTCGACAGGAATATCCACTCCACTGATTGCCGTATTTTCAATTGGTTTTGTAATAAGCTTCTCTAGCAAGAACGGCTTGCCCGTCGTAAGCAGCATGTTTTCTATTCAGTCGGAACAGGTAAAATATTTTTGCCGTCTCTGAAACTCCTGCTGCGCAAACAAGAACTTATCGATTGGTAAGGTGATCAACCTACAAACCACACTTGTTTCCCTAGCGCATGACGCATATCCACTGTAGCATCTGTGTATCATTGTAGCATATgtgtacactagtagaaaacctctcatccatctaagactttaataccggttcccttacgaaccggtattaaaggtggcATTTGTACCGGTTTGGACGCTCAggcattcgtaccggttcgttacgagctttcgtaccggttcgtgttaggaaccggtacgaaaggtcttcggccagaaTGGCAGGTGAGGGTGGGGCCAAggttggacctttggtaccggtttgtgttagcaaccggtactaaagggtgcctcATATGCTCACTGCCCCTCCCCCGCCCCCGATCCATTCTCATTTtcatctctctcacatttctaaaacttttgcacctctcacactccaacaaattttcattctttctccaccattttaacaagattaacgacctccatctatccaagggttagcaatatcatcctttcttccggcgttcctaatttagctcatttctttggtagtttaactcgtactatttttctagtgctagcaaggtgtttgatgaaatgcctaagttagggattttactttttttataatcaatttgagctaaaattatggtatattttgtaggttttaattagtatcatccccgtcctcaccgccgtcgatcgctagcgtcgtcccctagccggcaccgtacaacctcggtgagcctcttcttttttataaaaaaacttagttttatgtgatgaacttgaatattaattaagttggtcactcatatatccatgatgttgtgtacttaatgatttttgatatacatataaaatgcagatgagtcgacaatggatgtacggtgaccggtgccatcccgagttcattactggcatgcattattttctcaacgtggctgaggcaaacaggcggtcgaatagtttcatgtattgtctatgtagttcctgtaagaatatgaaggattactctacctcgaagacccttcacgtccacctgctggagaatggtttcatgcccagctataattgttggaccaagcacggagaaagaggggttatattggaagacaacgaagaagaagaggatagtgacaactatcccttattcactgaagacggtggtagtagaatgggggaagacgaagctgaagaagagctcattttcgatgagccgatttttgatgacccggatgacgatttgggtcgggccattcttgatgcgaagatgaactgcggaaatgaaaaggagaggttgaagttggagaaaatgttagaggatcacaacaaactgttgtacccaaattgcgaaaatggtcagaaaaagctgggtaccacgctggaattgctgcagtggaaggcagagaatggtacttctgacaagggatttgaaaagttgctgaaaataataaagaagatgcttccaggggagaacgtgttgccctctagcacgtacgaagcaaagaaggttgtctgccctctaggattagaggtgcagaagatacatgcatgcatcaatgaccgcatcctctacgcgggagtacgagaatttgaatgcatgcccggtatgtagtgcattgaggtataagatcaggcgagatgaccctggcgatgttgagggtgagtccacccccaggaagagggttcctgcgaaggtgatgtggtatgctcctataataccacggttgaaacgtttgttccagaacaaagagcatgccaagttgttgcgatggcacatagaggaccgtaagaaagatgtgatgctgagacaccccgctgacgggtcgcagtggagaaaaatcgacagagagttcaagtcattttcagatgacgcaaggaacttaaaatttggtctaagtacagatggctttaatcctttcggggagcagagctccagtcatagcacctggccagtgactctatgtatctataaccttcctccttggttgtgcatgaagcggaagttcattatgatgccagtgctcatccagggcccgaagcaaccaggcaacgacattgatgtgtacctgaggccattggttgaagaacttttagagttgtggcgtgacgaaggtgtacctgtgtgggatgagcacgaacaaaaggaatttaacctacgagcgttgttatttgtaaccatcaatgattggcctgctcttggtaacatttcagggcagtcaaacaagagatacaatgcatgcacacactgtttaggtgagactgatagtaattatttgggaaacaagaatgtctacctggggcatcgtcgatttcttccaaaacaacatcacgtaagaaagagaggaaagcatttcatagcaataggcgaggaattggcgggatttttccttcgggacgtcataccaccactcgcagagtaccactataaatgaagatgtacatgttacatatatagttgactcgaagagtaccactatgctacatgtaatagacatatatagagtacgcctcggagagtaccactatgcatgaagatcatcttcatgcatagtgctacttaatttgcgatcttatgcaataacatgtgtgttatattatatgcaccaacttgctatgcatcatcttgatcttcatgtactacctaaacccaagcgcgtttctggtgcatcgacgcgatatgaaacaaaccgatatccctaaacccctccaaaaaccctaaaaagccaattctctgccgcggcagagatttgggaaaattccctgccgcgggtgggaacctttggtaccggttcgtattaccaaccggtaccaaagctccttggccctgagctctcctggtggcccacgtggagggccttttataccggttcgtaagcaaccggtacgaaaggggggggaggctttagtgccggataattaataccggttgctcaaccggtactaaagcccctctggaaccggtactgatgagagattttctactagtggtaTCACTCGTAGTTGCAACTAAGTTTTTTTCAGTTGCAAATGTTTTGAACCGTTAAATTTGCTTTGTGATTCGTGCTAGTCAAGGATTGTAACATATGTTGCAATGAGATTTGATGACGTCATCTGACTCAGAACTAACTTACTTCTTAGTAGACTGGAAACTAGTCAGACCTCTTTTTAATGGGTTAAGTTAAATATCtgttttatcaaaccagtagattGAACTATAAACAACTACTACATCGGTTTCAAAACATACTTTCAAAAGGACTTGCATTTCGAAATGAAGATAACATAATAGAAATCATCTAAAAATACATTTGACGATGTATGTAACGATATTAATATTTTCTTGTACATCTGTAAACTTAGTTAAACATT
It includes:
- the LOC127314336 gene encoding uncharacterized protein, encoding MELVKNWVGENPDFKAVSDRNKANRGNQGTHTAGSSSTDRYRERLGKKLGRELGEMEAWTHMKLVTPRPNEPRPAPEMYYGKAKENKERYCEEYAKLHPEVEDPMTEPVDEVAMMLAGSGQPHGRPACLAGGFKPQRNFTQIKATLPSGSYATSSRTTCRSRVEVDVSHPHFHPLF